GATGGTCGCTGCTGCCGGCAACCGTCAAATCCCGTGGGCATGAAGAGGTCATGACGACCCCCCGGGCCTCGGCATCGGGGCTTATGAGGGAAAGGAGGCGGGAGAAGAGATCCCTGACCTGCACCGGCTTGACGTCGATGGCGTCGCTCCGGGCAAAGGCAAGAAGGTCATTGACCAACTCTTCCAGGCTCCGGACCTCGGCCACGATCCGGCCGGCATGCTCCCCATTGCGCTCGCTGACGGGTTTTCTCTCGATCAACTGGGCAAAACCCTTGATTCCAGCCAGATGGTTGCGAATCTCATGGGCAAGCATTGCCCCCATCTCTCCCAGCCGCGCGAGCCCCTCGCGCCGGGTGAGTTCCAGACGGTGCTGCTCCTCGCGGCGCGCAAAGCGGTGAATGACCCCGACCAGCAGCCATGCGGCACCGAGCAGCGAGAGGAGCACCGCCAGGGTGAGGCGTGCCCGCCGCACAACGGCATCGGCACGATAGGTGTGCAGCTTCAGCCGAAGCTGGACATATTCATCGCGGAGAGGGAACGGGGTGACGTACTCGAAGACCGTCTCGCCGGTACGGAGCGTTACGCGCCGTGCGATTGGCCCCATGCTCCGGCCCATGTCCGGCGGTACCTTTTCCGTGGAACGGACTCCGATTAGATCGGAATTGGAATGAAAGCGGTACCTGCCCGACCGGTCCACGAGCGACAGGGACGCAACATCAGGCGGATGAAATCCGGCAAGAGTTTTGAGGGAGGGGTCGCGCTCCACCAGCGTCTCCACTGCGGCGGCTATGGAGAGGGCGGTACCGCTCAGGTTTTCCTCTGCCACCAACCCCGCGGTGCGGTAATTGTCAACGGCGAACCACGCAAGAAGAAGGGAGAGCCCGACCCCGAAGAAAACGAGAAGCTTACGTATCATGAATCAGCACTAAGCAAAACACAGACCAAAAACGGATCGGTCTTGCATGGAAGCCCCCTAGCCCTACTTCATTTCATACCAGAACTTCGCGCTTCTGACCTTGCCGTCGGAGAGCTTGAACTTGGCCATGACCCCGTACTTCCCTTTCTTCGACAGATCGAAGTCGGCCCCGAAGTGTCCCTGCATCCCCATGAGATCCTTCTGCTGAACGGCTTTATCCGGCCCCTGCACCTTAACCTTCACTTCACCTTCAGTCAATGCCTTGCCGCTCTTGGCATCCTTGAACTCGACGGCAAGATGGTGGGTCTCTTTCATTCCCTTGGGCATGGCCATCTTCATGGCTTTCATATGCTCGGCCATGCTGATGACCCTGAAGGAGGTCTTCACGCC
The nucleotide sequence above comes from Geobacter benzoatilyticus. Encoded proteins:
- a CDS encoding two-component system sensor histidine kinase NtrB, whose amino-acid sequence is MIRKLLVFFGVGLSLLLAWFAVDNYRTAGLVAEENLSGTALSIAAAVETLVERDPSLKTLAGFHPPDVASLSLVDRSGRYRFHSNSDLIGVRSTEKVPPDMGRSMGPIARRVTLRTGETVFEYVTPFPLRDEYVQLRLKLHTYRADAVVRRARLTLAVLLSLLGAAWLLVGVIHRFARREEQHRLELTRREGLARLGEMGAMLAHEIRNHLAGIKGFAQLIERKPVSERNGEHAGRIVAEVRSLEELVNDLLAFARSDAIDVKPVQVRDLFSRLLSLISPDAEARGVVMTSSCPRDLTVAGSSDHLFRLFLNLCQNALLAMPDGGSLHLAAELEKGTVSMRVIDTGEGMPPEVQERIFEPFFTTRARGTGLGLALCEKIARQHGGELRVVSTPGKGSVFTVTMRVAGVDDKQKEEP